One genomic region from Trichoplusia ni isolate ovarian cell line Hi5 chromosome 17 unlocalized genomic scaffold, tn1 tig00000787_group16, whole genome shotgun sequence encodes:
- the LOC113506471 gene encoding piggyBac transposable element-derived protein 4-like, translating into MNSIVAQTNEYAWQTIAQASELPDGISAHSRLNDWVETTTDELYKLFAVMIFMSLMVAGRVSEYWSTGTLAMPGFRKLMSIKRYWLLMRFLHFVDNNTISVHGSDRKVAKIQPIIDHCNKKFNSMYTPRREISIDESLLLFKGRLSWIQCIRTKAARFGIKFYELCEAVTGYLLKFEVYTGKKYPQTGDSAEDSLYGFTSASAKVVLRLMQRFLNKGHCLVMDNFYNSVTLTRFLKLNKTDVIGTLNRRRMGTPRDIQILNERKLQKAAVVSRHCGDVSVLSWKDVKLVTTVSTYHNADMLPGRRAGQQILKPVVVHDYNKYMGGVDLKDQMLSMYLMERKRGMKWYLKVFKRLINVSILNIFIIHRENSTNPLSHRQFRYKLAEQLAQKYPNLTLSRLINPPALLRLDGDNHFPIYADSLEDRAGSKRNKIKRNRCVRCSLKKIRKEVNTVCQKCQKFLCLGQCWIEYHTLENL; encoded by the coding sequence ATGAACAGTATTGTGGCACAGACCAACGAGTATGCCTGGCAAACGATAGCGCAAGCATCCGAGTTACCGGACGGTATCTCGGCGCATTCTCGATTAAATGATTGGGTAGAAACCACTACTGATGAGCTGTACAAGCTCTTTGCGGTGATGATTTTTATGTCGCTGATGGTCGCAGGACGTGTGAGTGAATACTGGAGCACGGGTACCCTGGCCATGCCAGGTTTTCGTAAACTTATGAGTATAAAACGGTACTGGCTACTCATGCGTTTCCTGCACTTTGTCGATAACAATACTATCAGTGTTCATGGTTCCGATCGTAAAGTTGCTAAGATACAACCCATCATTGaccattgtaataaaaagtttaatagcatGTACACGCCTCGCAGAGAAATAAGCATTGACGAATCGTTGCTGCTTTTTAAAGGACGCTTGAGTTGGATTCAGTGTATCCGTACAAAAGCAGCACGGTTTggtatcaaattttatgaactttgcgAGGCGGTTACAGGCTATTTGCTCAAATTTGAGGTTTACAcgggaaaaaaatatccacagacAGGGGACTCTGCGGAGGACTCCTTGTATGGCTTTACGAGCGCAAGTGCGAAAGTGGTGCTAAGGCTCATGCAAAGATTCCTCAACAAAGGTCACTGTCTTGTAAtggataacttttataattcagttactttgacacgatttttaaagttgaataagaCCGATGTCATCGGAACTCTGAACAGGCGAAGAATGGGGACACCGAGGGACATACAAATTCTCAACGAAAGGAAACTTCAAAAAGCAGCAGTGGTAAGTAGACACTGTGGTGACGTATCTGTCTTATCCTGGAAAGACGTTAAATTAGTAACCACAGTGTCGACTTACCACAATGCGGACATGTTGCCTGGAAGAAGAGCAggacaacaaatattgaagccTGTGGTTGTGCACGACTACAATAAGTACATGGGCGGTGtagatttaaaagatcaaatGCTGTCCATGTACTTAATGGAACGCAAAAGGGGGATGAAATGGTACTTGAAAGTGTTCAAACGGCTAATAAATGTTagcattttgaacatttttatcatacatcGCGAGAACAGCACAAATCCCCTCAGCCACAGGCAATTCAGATATAAATTGGCGGAGCAACTGGCTCAGAAATACCCAAATTTGACCTTATCTCGGCTAATAAATCCTCCTGCTCTTCTCCGCTTAGATGGTGATAATCACTTTCCAATCTATGCAGATTCTTTAGAAGATCGAGCGGGgagcaaaagaaacaaaattaaaagaaaccgcTGCGTTCGTTgctccttaaaaaa